A single genomic interval of Oreochromis aureus strain Israel breed Guangdong linkage group 12, ZZ_aureus, whole genome shotgun sequence harbors:
- the piwil1 gene encoding piwi-like protein 1, whose translation MTGRARARSRGRARGQETAAPGASQAQEPAPAAAPPPEAGDLGGRGRQKGAPGPFSAEALLQISAGFQQVKLGERGGRRRDFHDAGVNTRQAMEHVKESKCGVTGNPIQLTANFFRILSRPQWVLYQYHVDFKPQMESRRLRSALLFQHEETLGSARSFDGALLFLPNRLHSKETVVHSETRNGEKVQITITLTNELPPSSPVCIQFYNIIFRRILRILNMQQIGRNYYSPSDPLNIPQHKLTIWPGYTTNILQYESSIMMCTDVSHKVLRSETVLDFMVSLRQQCASQRFTEICEKELIGLIVLTKYNNKTYRIDGIAWDHTPSNTFKRGDADISFKNYYKSQYGLDITDENQVLLISYVKKMGPAGAPPPGPAMLIPELCYLTGLTDKMRADFSIMKDLSTHTRLTPEQREGRLNRFITNIQRNADAQAELDKWGLSFDKQLLNLAGRVLPVERIYQGSRSYDYNPWAADWAKEMRGLAVISAPPLSNWLFFHTRRNSNEASSLLQTLSRVSGPLGISMGKPVMIQYEDHQESLLAALRHNVGPQIEMVVVVLPNNRKDKYDSIKKFLCVDCPTPSQCVLARTLSRPQALMTVATKIALQMACKMGGELWSVEIPLKQLMIVGIDCYHDTAAGKRSIGALVASLNQSMSRWFSKCVLQHKGQEIMDGLKKTLTAALKEYLRFNGCLPSRVIVYRDGVGDGQLHSVVNYEVQQIMDSITSMGQDYNPKLSVVVVKKRISSRFFAHINGKVSNPPPGTIVDSEVTRPEWYDFYIVSQAVRSGSVSPTHYNVVYDTSGLKPDHMQRLTYKLCHMYYNWQGIIRVPAPCQYAHKLAFLVGQSIHREPSMKLDDQLFYL comes from the exons ATGACTGGCAGAGCACGAGCAAGATCGAGAGGAAGAGCGCGTGGGCAGGAGACTGCAGCACCTGGAGCG aGTCAGGCCCAAGAGCCGGCACCAGCAGCTGCCCCTCCCCCAGAGGCGGGGGACCTGGGTGGTAGAGGGAGGCAGAAAGGTGCTCCAGGACCCTTCAGTGCAGAAG cTCTTCTACAGATCTCAGCTGGATTTCAGCAGGTGAAGCTTGGAGAAAGAGGTGGACGCCGCCGGGATTTTCATGATGCAGGCGTTAACACGAGGCAGGCAATGGAGCATGTGAAGGAATCCAAATGCG GAGTAACTGGTAATCCCATTCAGCTGACTGCAAACTTCTTTCGCATCTTGTCCCGCCCTCAGTGGGTTCTGTATCAGTACCATGTGGACTTCAAACCACAAATGGAGTCGCGACGCCTGAGATCTGCGCTCCTCTTCCAGCATGAGGAAACACTTGGCTCAGCACGGAGCTTCGATGGAGCTCTGCTTTTTCTGCCGAACAGATTGCACAGCAAG GAGACAGTGGTCCATAGCGAGACCAGAAATGGCGAGAAGGTTCAGATAACAATCACCCTGACGAATGAACTGCCACCCTCTTCACCAGTGTGCATTCAGTTTTACAATATCATATTCCGAAG GATTTTGAGAATTCTCAACATGCAGCAGATTGGACGCAACTACTACAGCCCCAGTGATCCCCTTAACATCCCACAGCACAA GTTGACCATCTGGCCAGGGTACACCACCAACATCTTGCAATACGAGTCATCTATCATGATGTGCACTGACGTGAGCCACAAGGTGCTGCGCAGTGAGACAGTCCTTGACTTTATGGTCAGCTTGAGGCAGCAATGTGCAAGTCAACGCTTCACTGAGATCTGTGAGAAGGAGCTTATCGGGCTCATAGTCCTCACCAA GTACAACAACAAAACCTACAGGATTGATGGTATTGCTTGGGATCACACTCCCAGCAACACATTCAAGAGGGGAGATGCTGACATTTCCTTTAAGAACTACTACAAGAGT CAATATGGCCTGGACATCACTGATGAAAACCAGGTGCTGCTGATCAGCTATGTGAAGAAGATGGGTCCTGCTGGAGCGCCACCTCCTGGTCCAGCCATGCTTATCCCAGAACTGTGCTACCTAACAG GGTTGACTGATAAGATGCGGGCTGATTtcagcatcatgaaggacttgAGTACCCACACCAGACTGACCCCAGAGCAGAGGGAGGGACGCCTCAACAGATTTATCACTAATATACAAAG GAACGCTGACGCACAGGCCGAGTTGGATAAGTGGGGACTGAGCTTTGATAAGCAACTTCTAAATCTGGCTGGCAGAGTCCTCCCTGTGGAGAGGATTTACCAGGGGTCAAGATCG TATGACTACAACCCCTGGGCCGCTGACTGGGCCAAAGAGATGCGTGGATTAGCTGTGATCAGCGCTCCTCCGTTGAGCAACTGGCTCTTTTTTCACACCCGTCGTAACAGCAATGAAGCCAGTTCTCTTCTACAGACCCTCAGCAGAGTCTCAGGCCCACTGGGAATCTCCATGGGAAAACCTGTCAT GATACAGTATGAAGATCATCAGGAGTCTCTCCTCGCAGCCCTGCGGCACAATGTTGGACCCCAGATAGAGATG gtGGTGGTAGTCCTCCCCAACAACAGGAAGGATAAGTATGACAGCATTAAGAAGTTCCTTTGTGTGGACTGCCCCACTCCCAGCCAGTGTGTGTTGGCCCGTACCCTCAGCCGACCTCAGGCACTCATGACTGTAGCTACCAAGATTGCGCTGCAGATGGCTTGCAAGATGGgaggagaactctggagtgtgGAAATCCCT CTCAAACAGCTGATGATCGTGGGCATCGACTGCTACCATGACACCGCTGCTGGGAAAAGGTCTATTGGTGCTCTAGTGGCCAGTCTCAACCAAAGCATGAGCAG GTGGTTCTCAAAGTGTGTGCTGCAGCACAAAGGTCAGGAGATCATGGACGGGCTGAAGAAGACTTTGACTG CTGCCCTGAAAGAGTATTTGAGGTTCAACGGCTGTCTGCCTTCACGTGTCATCGTTTACCGAGATGGAGTGGGGGATGGGCAGTTGCACAGTGTGGTGAACTATGAGGTTCAGCAGATCATGGACTCCATCACGTCAATGGGGCAAGACTACAA CCCAAAGCTGagtgtggtggtggtgaagaAGCGCATAAGCAGCAGGTTTTTCGCCCACATAAATGGAAAGGTGTCCAATCCTCCTCCTGGTACCATCGTTGACTCAGAGGTCACCCGGCCAGAGTG GTATGACTTCTATATTGTGAGCCAGGCTGTTCGCAGTGGGAGTGTCTCACCAACCCACTACAATGTCGTGTATGACACCAGTGGACTCAAGCCAGATCACATGCAGCGGCTCACCTACAAGCTGTGCCACATGTACTACAACTGGCAG GGGATCATCAGAGTGCCCGCTCCCTGCCAGTACGCCCACAAGTTGGCTTTCCTTGTGGGTCAGAGCATCCACAGAGAGCCCAGTATGAAACTGGATGACCAGCTTTTCTACCTTTAA